CGAATATGCCAAGCGGCTGCGGCCCTACTGCGCGCTCGCCATCCGGGAGCTGCGGGACGACGCCGCGCTGGCTGCCGCGGTGCCGGATCGGGCGCGGTTGGTCGCCCTCGACGAGCGCGGCGACGCGATCGACAGCCGCGCGTTCGCCGACCAGTTCCTGTCGGGCGGCGACGTGGCGTTCGCGATCGGGGGCGCCGACGGCCACGCCCCCGAGTTGCTTCGGCGCGCCGACCACCGCATCGCGTTCGGGCGCATGACGATCGCACACCGGCTGGTGCGGATCGTCCTGCTCGAACAGATCTACCGCGGGTTCCGCATCGCGCGGGGCGAGCCGTACCACCGCGACT
The sequence above is drawn from the Deltaproteobacteria bacterium genome and encodes:
- a CDS encoding 23S rRNA (pseudouridine(1915)-N(3))-methyltransferase RlmH is translated as MRVTVLAVGRLKERYFRDAEAEYAKRLRPYCALAIRELRDDAALAAAVPDRARLVALDERGDAIDSRAFADQFLSGGDVAFAIGGADGHAPELLRRADHRIAFGRMTIAHRLVRIVLLEQIYRGFRIARGEPYHRD